Genomic segment of Acetomicrobium thermoterrenum DSM 13490:
TATAAATTCCGATTTCCACTTTCCCATGCTCGAGTTGATTGTTAATAACATCAAGGAGGGGGTCGTCGTCACCGATACGGGCGGGGTTATCCTTTGGGTAAATCCGGCATTTACGACAATTACCGGGTATTCCGCCGAAGAGGCCATCGGACAAAATCCAAGAATTTTAAAATCTGACTATCACGAATATTCATTCTACAAAAACCTCTGGGACTCAATTTTGACGGGTGGTTTCTGGGAACAGGAAATTTGGAACAGGCGCAAGTCCGGTGAAGTTTACCCGGAATTGCTTTCCATATATGCCTTAAAGGATCATCGTAACGTAACCAGATATTTCGTAAGCATTTTCACCGATCTGACCGATATGAAGGCAAAAGACCGGCAACTTCACAATTACCTTTACGTGGACCCTCTTACCGGCCTTTATAACAGGAATTATTTTTTGAAGGACCTGAAATTGGATGTCAGAATGGATCAGCCAAGGCATTGAGCTCGAAAAGCTTTCGATCAACGTATCGGCCTCGCAGTGCCACGACGAGACTTTCGTCGATAACATCGAAACCGACGAAAGGGACAGGGTTATCGTGAGGGGAATAGTAAAGGTCGGCGAAGTTATGGGCATGGAAGTAATAGCCGAGGGAGTGGAAAGGAAGGAACAGCTCGAAATATTAAGGAACTTGGGCATAAGATACCTTAAGGGTTACCTATACAGCCCTCCTCTGGAAAAAGGATGAATTTATCGCCTTTTGCACGTCAGGCAAAGTAAAGCTTTAAAAGCGAAGATGAATCGCTTTCTTTCTTCAAATGCCCGGCAGCTGCACTCAACTTCGATCGCAGAACTTGAATCTCAGCCTCCCTGCTCCGTCGGAAGCAAATAAGTAGTCGCCTTCCCGCGTTGGGGAGACCTCTTTTAAATGTTCTAATACCTCTTTATGGATCCAACATGTTATGTCATCCTCTCCCTCTACGACGAAGAGTATGAAATTTTCTCTATCCGCTTCATCGGGGCTGCCTATGAGGCCCGCCGGGCCTACATAAGCCATTCATCAGCCGGCTATATTGGTACGCATGGCGATCATGAAATGACCGCCCCGTTCTTTGACCATCTCCAGCCAATACTTCGAACTTATCTTGACTTTTTGCCTTTCTTGCAAGAATCTCCCTCCTGTTTTCTGGGCTTGCCTTGTCAACTTCCGTGACCCCTAGAAAGGATCGCCCTTCCCGATAGACTGGCAGCGAAGGGCGATCCAAAAAACGCTTGAAGATATGTTTTACGGCATCAAAGAAGCCTGAATTAGTTAAGACTTCTTCCCGAAGTCGCCGGCGAACTCCTTGATAGCTTCGTTTACCAAGGTGACGCTATGGCCTACAGCAGGGCCGCCTCCAAACTGCGAGGCAACCAGAGCAGCTTCCATGACTTCGTCGCCAGTAGCGCCGGCCTTAAGGGCATTATAGACGTGGGTGACAATGCAATATTTACAATTGGTGTATACTGCCACGGCAACGCATATCAGCTCTTTGGTCTTGAGATCCAAAGATCTTGGCGCCATCAGCTTACCCGTGAACTCTATAAAGGCCTCCACTTCCGGGCATTCACGGCCGATTTCTTTCACACCGCTTTCAAGCTCTTTCATGATTTCTCTGGGGTTCCAAGCCATCGCAACTCACCTCGCTTATATATTGTTTGCTGATAAAGAACCAATTATATTTTATCAAATATACTCGAAAATGTCTTACAGCTTCTCTTTAATTTAACTTTCATTTAATTTCTTTAGGTAATCAATAGCATCTTCCCGGCTTCTAATATCGCCCTTTGCCATCATCTGGTATATTTCAAATATGATACGCCCCACTTCAGGGCCTTCTTCGATTTTTAGTATATCCATGACATCTTTGCCAGATATCAACTTCTCATCGTCAGAAAGTTTAAAAAGACACGACAGGGCAATCTGTCGATTCTCTATCCATTTGGAATAATCTCTGTTGCTTGAACTTATATCTATATATGAAAGGAGGAAAAGTCCATCCAACCAGGCTTTGCCGTACTCAAGATAAAGACGGGGAATGCGCTTTGGAGCTGTCGAGACCAAAGGGACCATATGCCATCTCACCAAGGACGAAACGTTTTTCACGAAATAGGACGGCCATGCCCATTGACCCATTATCTCCCTGGCCAAAGCTCCCCCTTCCTTCTCATGACCTATGAATCGCAGCCTTTCTTCTTCCTCTTTCATCGTATAAGGTTTTGCTATGTCATGAAACAAAGCTGCCGCCCGCACATCACACCTTTTCGTGATCTTTTCGGCATATTTCAAACAGAGCCTGGTGTGTTCATAGACATCGCCTTCGGGATGAAATTGGGGATCCTGAGGAACTCCACGAAGTGCATAGACACAAGGAAGGGTTGAGGCCAGAAATCCGGTATCTTCCAAAAGCTTTAAGAACGTAAATGGGCTTCCTCTTAAGGCTTTGTAGATTTCTTTGCCTATTCGCTCAAGGGGAACGTCCTTAAAGAGCGATAAACTCTCCCTTACGGCATTCATAGAGGAGTGGGAAACTTCGAACTCCCTCAAAGTTGAGGCGAATCTGAACAACCTTATGCAGCGGACGGGGTCTTCTTCAATTCGCTCTCTCGGAGAGCCGGTAAAGCGAAGAACCTTATTTACAAGGTCTTCCATACCGCCAAAGGGGTCATAGAGATCTCCAAACCTATCTAGGGCCATGGCATTTATGGTGAAATCCCTTCGCGATAGGTCTTCTGACAGTACTTCACCTTGCAAAGGCGTTATCTCGACAGTCCACCCATCCTGAGGGATGACGAAGGTACATAGAGGATCACCGCCCACCTTTTTGGCCTCAGGAAAGAGGCTCGCTATATCCATGGGCTTTGCCGATGTCGCAATATCGACGTCGCCAAAGGGGGATCCCATAGCCAAATCCCTTACGGTTCCTCCTACTATGTAGGCCTCAAAACCGCATTTCTCGAAAAGGCGCAAAATATAGCACGATTTTGCCAGTTTATCTTTTGACATTTGTTTAACAAAAGGGGCCTAGTCGCCTAGGCCCCAAAATATTAGAACTCAACGATGCTACTGGGATATTGCCGATACCGGGCAGGTGGACACGCAGGCTCCACACTCTATGCAGGTATCGGGGTCCACTTTAGCTTTCCCGTCCTCAATGCTGATCGCCTCGGCCGGGCAAACGCCAACACATGCTTCACATCCTATACAGGTATCCCTATCAACTACCGCTTTTGCCATGAAAAATCCCTCCTATTTTTTGTTGAAGTTTCTTCAAAAGCTACAACCATGTCAAATTTTACATCCATTGCATAGCCGGGGGCAACTCGGGCTTTGGATCCCTCAACAGAAGGTTGCTCAATGCCTCATTGGGCGAAAGGCCCTCGTACAATATGGCGTACACCTCTTCGACGATAGGGAGTTCCACTCCCACCTGTTGTGCCATTTTCTTCAAAGCTTTAACGGTATAGATTCCCTCTGCGACTTGACCCAGTTCATCCGACGCTTCTTTCATGGATTTTCCCATGCCGATGGAAAAACCCAGGCGCATATTCCTCGAGTGGCCGCTGAAACAAGTAACGATCAAGTCTCCAACGCCTGCAAGGCCGGAAAGCGTCAGGGGATTAGCTCTCATCTTCGCTCCAAGCCGCATTATTTCGGCCAGCCCTCTGCTTACAAGAGCTGCCAAAGCATTATCTCCCAATTCCATGGCTTTTGCAATCCCGGCAGCGATGGCTATGACGTTTTTGACCGCCCCGCCGATCTCCACCCCTACGACATCGTTTGAAGTATAAACCCTGAAGGTGGGACGAGAAAAGACGTTTTGCCACATCTCGGCAGCCTCTACCCTCAAGGAAGCTACCACCACTGCCGTGGGAAAACCCCGGATTACCTCTTCGGCGTGGCTGGGGCCGGACAACACGGAATAGGAAACATCGCCCAAGA
This window contains:
- a CDS encoding PAS domain-containing protein codes for the protein MSDKLNSINSDFHFPMLELIVNNIKEGVVVTDTGGVILWVNPAFTTITGYSAEEAIGQNPRILKSDYHEYSFYKNLWDSILTGGFWEQEIWNRRKSGEVYPELLSIYALKDHRNVTRYFVSIFTDLTDMKAKDRQLHNYLYVDPLTGLYNRNYFLKDLKLDVRMDQPRH
- a CDS encoding EAL domain-containing protein, with translation MSEWISQGIELEKLSINVSASQCHDETFVDNIETDERDRVIVRGIVKVGEVMGMEVIAEGVERKEQLEILRNLGIRYLKGYLYSPPLEKG
- a CDS encoding trimethylamine--corrinoid methyltransferase produces the protein MAYVGPAGLIGSPDEADRENFILFVVEGEDDITCWIHKEVLEHLKEVSPTREGDYLFASDGAGRLRFKFCDRS
- a CDS encoding carboxymuconolactone decarboxylase family protein; translated protein: MAWNPREIMKELESGVKEIGRECPEVEAFIEFTGKLMAPRSLDLKTKELICVAVAVYTNCKYCIVTHVYNALKAGATGDEVMEAALVASQFGGGPAVGHSVTLVNEAIKEFAGDFGKKS
- a CDS encoding CCA tRNA nucleotidyltransferase; protein product: MSKDKLAKSCYILRLFEKCGFEAYIVGGTVRDLAMGSPFGDVDIATSAKPMDIASLFPEAKKVGGDPLCTFVIPQDGWTVEITPLQGEVLSEDLSRRDFTINAMALDRFGDLYDPFGGMEDLVNKVLRFTGSPRERIEEDPVRCIRLFRFASTLREFEVSHSSMNAVRESLSLFKDVPLERIGKEIYKALRGSPFTFLKLLEDTGFLASTLPCVYALRGVPQDPQFHPEGDVYEHTRLCLKYAEKITKRCDVRAAALFHDIAKPYTMKEEEERLRFIGHEKEGGALAREIMGQWAWPSYFVKNVSSLVRWHMVPLVSTAPKRIPRLYLEYGKAWLDGLFLLSYIDISSSNRDYSKWIENRQIALSCLFKLSDDEKLISGKDVMDILKIEEGPEVGRIIFEIYQMMAKGDIRSREDAIDYLKKLNES
- a CDS encoding DUF362 domain-containing protein, which translates into the protein MAKAVVDRDTCIGCEACVGVCPAEAISIEDGKAKVDPDTCIECGACVSTCPVSAISQ
- a CDS encoding NAD(P)H-dependent glycerol-3-phosphate dehydrogenase, whose translation is MEEITVFGAGSWGTALANLLGELGHRVVLWCRRSDQARAINLLGENPNYLRGYRISSNVTATSKIDEAVESPKWVLALPTQAVRGFLTELSGNMAPQRPEICNVAKGIEIDSAFTVSEIVKNVLGDVSYSVLSGPSHAEEVIRGFPTAVVVASLRVEAAEMWQNVFSRPTFRVYTSNDVVGVEIGGAVKNVIAIAAGIAKAMELGDNALAALVSRGLAEIMRLGAKMRANPLTLSGLAGVGDLIVTCFSGHSRNMRLGFSIGMGKSMKEASDELGQVAEGIYTVKALKKMAQQVGVELPIVEEVYAILYEGLSPNEALSNLLLRDPKPELPPAMQWM